The region TTATCTCCTTAGATTGATTAAATAGATTGAATAACCTGTTTTTCTATTTTCTTTAAAATCTCTTCTTTAGAAAAGCCTATTTCTAAATCTAGGCTTGAAACGCTCAAAGAAACCCCTTTTTTAGACCAAGTGTCTTGAGCGATTTCTACAGGGGCGTTAAAACGCACTTGCAATTTTTGTTGCACGGCTTCTAGTTCATTATTTTCAAGCTTTTCTGGGACTAAAAGTGTGGCTTCTAAAGTCCTTTTAGAATCAAAAGACAGCTCTTCAGCGACTAATTCCAACATGTCAAGCCGGTTATTTTTTAACACCACTTCCATTACAGGCTTTAAAACTGAACATGCTTTTATAGAAGTTATTTTTTCTAAGATTTCAAATACAACCTCTTTTTTAACTTTTAAAGAAACATGAGCTAACACCTGGTTGAGTTTGTGTAATTTTATGGCTTCTGCTACATTTTTAAGCCCTACAACGATTTCTTCCAATAACGCTAGATCGCTTTTAGTGTGGTTTTTCAACGCCTTAGCATAATGCTTAGAGATCACTTTTAAATCTTGCATTTAAAGCCTTTGTTTCAAAATATTCACGCAATCTTGCGCATTGAAAGAGACTTTTTTGCTCTCTCTTAGATCTTTAAAAACGCTTTCAACCAGCTCTCTTTTGATCTTTTTAACTTCTAAATCCATCAACGCCCTAGAATTTTTGATCAAATTTTCCACATCCATTTTGGTTTGCAATTCGTATTTTTGCGTGATCGTGTAAGCTTCTTTATTCGCATCAGAAATAATTAATTCAGCTTTTTCTTTGGCTTGCTCTAATTCTTTTAAGAGTTTTTTCTTATTTTCTTTACTCACTTTAAGTTGGGCTTGAATCTCTTCTAAGCGTTTGGAGATTTCAAGGCTTTTGGAGTGCAAAAACGCTCGCAGTTTTTTAGCCAGAAAATACCACAAAATCCCCGCAAATAAAAGGAAATTTAAAGAACGCTCTATAATATCTGTTTGTGAAATATCCAATCCAGTAGCACACAAAGGGCTTAAAAGGATCAAAAACCCTAACACCATTTTAACTACAAACATCCATCAACTCCCTAAACCCATAGCCACACGCTTGTTTAACTCGTCTTCAAATACCGGCATTTGCACTTGCAACTGCTCTTTTAGTGCTTGCTTTTCATTTTGTAATTGCTTTGCGAACGCTTCAAACTCTTGATTGAGTTCGTTCTCTTTTTGCTTGATCACAGCGTCATAGGACTCTGTGGCTTTTTGAATCGCTTCTGCTATTATTTCTCTGCGTTTTTCAGCCGCTTCTTTAAGAAGAGTCTCAATTTGATGACCAATCTCCACGCTTTGGGTGTTATCCGTTTTGATTTTAGCCAAGCTATCCTTTATCTCTGCCTGTCTGTTATCCATAAAAGCCAACAAAGGCCTATACACCCAAACATTCATCGCCCACAACAATAACACAAACACCACAAAAACGACCGCCATTAAATAGGGGTTAACCGATATATTCATAACCTATTTCTTTCCTAAAATCCTACAAAATATTTGAAACTCGCATTTGTTATAAAAACATTAACTCTATCTTAACAAAAAATCGCTTAAAATTTGAGGATATTCAAGCGTTAAGACATCATTTTTTTCATAAAAGCCTCTAAAAGAGAATTTTCATAACATCGTAAAACGATTTTATTCCCTTTCAAAGTGGCTTTAAGCTTGTAATGATCCCACAAACTTTGATTGAAGCGTTCTAATTCATCTTCAGCGATGAGCGTTTGGGTTTGCTTGAAACCATGTTTTTTATTGTCAAAATTTGCGTTTATTTTAAAATCACGCACTAAATCTTCTGTCTGGCGCACGCTGAGTTTCTGCCCTATAATGGAATTTAAAATCAATTCTTGTTTTTCTTCATCCAAACCCACCAAGACTTTTGCATGCCCTGAAGTGATTTTTTCTTCTAAAAGAGCGTTTTGAACCTTAGAAGAGAGCGTCAATAAGCGCATGATATTGGCCACATGGGCTCGGGATTTTTTAACGATTTTAGACAGCTCTTCTTGGGTCATTTGATAGCTTTCAAGCAATTCTTTATAAGATCTAGCCAACTCTAAAGGGTTTAAATCTTCTCGTTGGATATTTTCAATCAACGCCACTTCACGCATTTTCTCTTGCTCAATATCCACAACAATCGCTTTAATCGTAGGCATTTTAGCTAATTTGCTCGCTCTTAAGCGCCTTTCACCAGCGATCAAATGGTAACGCCCGTTCTCACTCACCACTAAAACCGGTTGCAACAAACCATGTTCTTTAATGGATTGCGCTAATTCTTCTAAAGAATCTTCGCTAAAGACCTTTCTGGGCTGGTAAGGATTGGGCATCACCTCATCAATACCAAGCTCCACAACCCGATTCGCTCTTTCATACAGCCCCTGCTCATACACTTCATTGATTTCAGGGAAAATATCCGCTAAACCCCTACCCAACACTTTATTTTTTGCCATATGCTACCCTTGAAGAATGCTTTGAGCTAATTTTTGATAAGCGATACTGCCATTAGATTTAATATCATAGAGTAAAATGGGTTTGCCAAAGCTAGGCGATTCCGCTAGTTTCACGCTTTTAGGGATCATAATATACTCTCCTGTAGCTGAATCTCTAAAAAACTCTGAGTCAAAATACTTGAACAATTCCGCTAAAACCCCTTTTGTCAAATTGAGTTGAGGGACATGCATTGTGGGTAAAAACCCTCTGATTTTGAGCTTAGGGTTCGTGCTTTTTTGCAGCATTCTAATGGTGTTGAGCAATAATTTAGTGCCTTCAAGGGCGAAAAATTCGCATTGGATAGGAATGATCACCGAATGGGCTGCTGAAAGCGAATTGATCGTGAGAGGCCCTAGAGCTGGCGGGGAATCAATAATGATATAATCATAAAGTCCCACCACGCTCTCTAAGGCGTTTTTGAGCATGAGCTCGCCTCGTTTATTCTCATCTTGGCTGTCATAAAAGGTTTTTTCAAACCCGGCCAAACCCAAATTAGAAGGCACTAGATCCAAAAAAGGCATTTGGGTTTTTAAGATCACTTGAGAAATTTGCTTACGGCCAATCAGCACATGATAAATATCATAATCAATTTTATCGCGCCTAAAACCCAAGCTTGAAGTGGCGTTGGCTTGAGGGTCAAAATCAATCAACAAGATTTTTTTTTCATGCACCGCTAAAGAAGCCGCTAAATTAACCGCTGTTGTCGTTTTGCCCACACCCCCTTTTTGATTAGCCACTGCAATGATTTCATTCATCATACTCACATCCTATCATAAATCTTACCTTTAATACAAACACGGCCATCTTCTAACAATTCCGCATCTTTCAAACTCACCGCTTCATTGCAATCATTATGGAAGCTAAAAGAGTGGTTTTTATGGAATTCTAACGCATACTTACTTAAAACTTCCCCCCAAAAAAGATTTTCTTCTATTTTTTTAAAAAGCCCTCTATAATCCAATCATCGCTTATGCCAATATCTAAACATGCCCATTTTGTTGAAACCCTATTCACGCCAATTCCGCACACCCGCATGCCTTTATAAATATTAACCAGCACGCCCCCTATTTTTTGACTCCCTAAATACAAGTCGTTAGGCCATTTGAGCCAGGTTTGAGAGCCCAGCTCTTTTAAAACTTCTTTGAATAAAAACCCTAAATACAAAGCGTTCGCTTGCATGGGTAAATCTTTAGGCAAATCGCTTGCGTTTAAAGCGAGCGAAAAAGTCAAAGCGCTTTTTGCACCCTCCCAAATATTCCCCCTACTGCCTATCCCAGCGCTTTGGTTTTTAGCCAAGACTAAAATAGGGGCTTTGAGTTCGTTATTTTTAAGTTTTTCTAAAAGATAGGTTTGCGTGGAAGGCAGGCTATCAAAAACCTTTTTTTCACATTGTCTCATGCCAAAATACCGCCTATTTTCAAACGCTTGCCATTCAAATAATCTTTCGCTTTCAAAGGCTTTTTACCCACCGCTTGCAACCTTGCTATACGCACGCTGCCTTTCAAGCAACCCACAAGAACGCCTTTTTCATCAATTCTCAAAATCTCGCCTTCCTTGTGGCTTTTTTCATTCTCCACCAACTCCACTTCTAAAAGTTTAAGGTTATTTTCTAAAAAGATTTCTGGCCAAGATTTAAACGCAAGCGATTTTAAAAACAAGCTTTTAGCATCTTTAAAGTCTACTAAACCATCGGCTTTGGTGATTTTTTTACAAAAACTAGCCTGCATATGATCTTGAGGTTTTCTTGTGATAGAAGAGAAATTTTTGAGCGTTGAAAGGAGTAAATCCGCTCCCATATGCGCTAATTTTAAACTTAAAGCGTCTAAATTCAAATAATCTTCTCTTAAAAATGAAGCGCTTTCTAAAATATCCCCGCTATCCAATTCCAAATCCATAAGCATGGTGCTTATGCCATAAATCCTATCGTCATTGAGTATCATCTCATGAATGGGCGAAGCCCCCCTGTATTTGGGCAATAACGATGCATGCACATTAATGCAAGGAGCGATGGTTAAAACCTCTTTAGGCAAAATCTTACCATAAGCCACCACCACGATAAAATCAGGCTTCAAGTCTTTTAAAATTTGAACTTCAGGCTCTTTCAAACTTTGCGGTTGGAAAATGGGGATATTTAAATGATTTTCTAAAATGTATGTTTTAGTCTCTGGGGCTTTCAATTCCTTTTTACGCCCAAAAGGTTTATCCCTTTGAGTGAATAGCCCCACCACTTCTATGTCTTTATCTCTAACTAACGCCCTTAAGATCACTTCAGCAAACCCCGGCGTTCCCATAAATACGATACGCATGTTATTCCTTGTTTTTAATTCAATTACTTTATTCCCATCATCATTTTATAATGAGCTTCATGACCGGTTTCTTTAAATATTTTTTCAAAAACTTTTAAATATGTCTCAATACTTGTATCTTGACTTTGCACAAACAAATCATCTGAAATCCCATGAGAGCCATCATTAAACCATAAAATGAAAGAGTTACACATTTTCCGTTCTCCAATATCCTTAAAACATTCACTCAAGTTATGATTATGTTCAAAACCGCCTAAAATCCTAAAGTAATACTCAATAATTCTTCGCATAACATTTTGTAAAGATACCCAAGAAATATTATTTTCTTTTGCTTTTTTTACTTCCTGCCATAGTAATTCATAGGAACTTTTAATGGGATTTTCTTTATAATTTTTAATTTTTGAAATATTATTATCCTTTCTAATTATCCAAAAAGAATATTTCCCTTTATAGTGTTTTAAATCATGTTCTAATGTAATTTCCTTGTAAAAATATGTGTTGTGGGTTAGTATAATAACTTGCTTGATGTTTGTTTTTTCTTTCGTGGTTTCTTTCATAAGATCCTTAACTAAAACACTCACTATAAACAATATATTGCTATCTAAACTTGAAATGGGGTCATCAATCACTAAAACCTTATTTTTTGATATATCGTTCTCTTTTAAAGAGCCTTTTGTTAAATGATAATAATATAAGAAAGTGATGAAAGTAACTTCACCCTCGCTCAGTGTTTCTCCCACTAATTGACCATCTTCTCTTTGAATACGATAAGATTTTTCATCTTCAGTGCATGCCAAACCAAAATTCGTGAACCCATACCCTTCTAAAAGCGTATTGATTTCATTGACAATGGGCTTTATGCTCACCATGTTTTTTTCTAATTCCCTAATTTCATTTTCTAATTTCTTTATCTTTTCTTGATTTTCCCTAATTTCTTTATCTAAATTGTCTATCCCTTTCTTCAAACCGCAATACTTTTTATTATATTCTTGTATATCACTTTTAAATTCATTGACTAGAAATTTCCAAGTTTGCTCCACGCAATTCTTTTTCTGGTTTTTAGTGTCTTTTATTATCTCATTATGATTGGCTATTTGCTGGTTAGCTGTATCAATCAGATCTCTAATTTCTTTTATCTCATTTTTGGTGCTTTCTAGCTCAAAACTTCTGCTCATCTCTTTACTCTTATCGTGCATCTTTTGTTGATTCCCATTGATTTTGCTCTTCAAGGTTTCAATAATTCTTTTAAAAATCTCTGTGTTTAATTTGGTTTGTTGATTCTTTTGTTCTGTTTCAACAATCTTATCAAGTCGCTCCAACACCTCAGCGGTTTTGTTTGTGTAGTCCTCTTTCATTTTTTTGATCGTTTCAGTAGATTCTTGATAATTTGTATCAAAATACAATTCTAGTTGTTTTTTAAATTCTTCGGTAATGGTTTCTTTTTGACAGAAAGGGCATATACTATTTTCTTTTATATATTCTCTACCCCAAGCTACCCAATCTTCATTGCTTAATTTTTTTATTAAATCTGCAATGGCTACACCACCACTCCCTACAATTTTTTGTTCCCAAATAGAATGGTTTTCAATAGAATCAAAATCTGTTAAATCGCATTCCAATGGCACCAATTCTGTTTGGTTTTTACTAAAAACGATCCCAATTTTTTCTTTTAATTCTTCTAGCCTTACTATCTCGATTTTATTGTGTTTATCGTTTTCAAATTCCTTAAGGATTTTTCTTTAAACTTCTCTTTACGCTTAAAACCTTCTAGCGTTTCTTTAAAATCCTCTTCAAATTTTTTATAAAGTTTTTCCCAACACCTATCAACAAAATCCTTTTCTTCCTTTTCCTTTTCTTGTGTTAAATTTTGCAAGTTTTCTTTATTCTTTTTCTTCTTTTCCTTCTCTTTGTTTATTGATTCTTTCTTGCTCTCAATGTTTTCTAAATTCTCGTTTGTTTTTTTACCGAGCGTAAAAATGCCTTTAACTTGAGAGTTTCTAAATTGCTCTTCTTTAAATTGCTTGTTATAAACTTCAATATTTAAATTCTCACTGTTATGCAACTCTATTTTGCTATTAGCAAACTTGTTTTCAATCCTATTTTCAGCTAGATTTTTTAAAAAACTAGAAGTGGTTGTCTTACCACTCCCATTAGCCCCATAAATAAAGTTGATAGAATTTAAATTCTCAAAACTCGCCCCATTTTCATCAAAAGTTGCCGCATTTTTTAATACGATTTGAGAAATCCCACTGCTTATATTCTGTTGTTGTTTATCTTTATTACCCATATTTTCTCCTAATTAATATTATCTCAAAGTGCACCACAAAAACTAATCTTCTAAATCTTCCCCATCATACCCAAGCTCTAGCGCTTTCACTTGCCCTATCACATTACCTGCAATGCCCTTGATAGAGCCATACATGTTAATCGTACCCTCAAACACTTTGTCAATTTGTTTTTCCCTGCTTTTCCAGATCCTAGCCATCGCGCGTTTTTCGCTTTCTAAATCCGCTCTCAATTGCTCAAACCCCTCTATAATCGCATTCACTTGCATAGAAAATTCAGAGCTTGTCAAATAATGATAGAGCAGATCCACTTTATCGCCCTTATTTTCCTGACTTTTTTTAGCCAAACTCACTTGAATAACCCCCTCTCTTAACACCGCGCTCAACCCCTTAAACTCTTCAAACGAACACATCCACACCCCTTCAAATAACCCCATCCTCTCCATCTCTTTAGGCAACGCTTCACTCACAATGACCCCCACATCAGCCCCAATCTCTCGCATGTCGCTTTTAAGCTTTTCCACCCAAGCTTTTTGAAATTCTTTAGTGCGTTTGCTCTCATAATAAATTTTCCCGCAATTTTGAAATTCCCTAGTATGCACCACTTGAATGCAATCGCCCCCTCTTTGCCCTTTTTTAATTTCTTCAACACTATCTAGGGGGAATTTTTGCCTCAAAAACTCTTCAATCGCTAATTCCTGCACCTCGCCTTGGAATTGCTGCGAGCTTAGCTCCGCCTTTCTTTGAGCGTTTTTCAACTCGTTTCTTAACATTTCTAATTGCTCTTCTTGCTGCTTGAATTTCAATTCGTTTTTTTCATGCAAGGCTTTTTCTATTTTTTCCCTTTCCAGATCCAATTTTTCATTCAATTTTTTTTCATTTTCCGCTTTCAATCGGCTCTCTGCTTCGTTATTTTCTCTTTTGAGCCTTTCAATTTCCGCTTCTTTTTGGTGCAATTCCTGAACTTGTTTGGACTTCTCGTCTAATTCTTTTTGCAACAATTCCAAGCCCTTTTGCTGCTCTAAAAAAGCGTTTTTCCTGGCTTCTTCAATGATTTTAGCCCTTTCATCTTGCAAGGCTAACGCGCTCGCTTGTTTGACCGCCTCATCAAATTGAGCCTGTTGCTCTTTCTCTCGCTCTTTTAAGGTCTCTTCTTTTTGCTCTAACATTTTAAGATGAGTGTGATACTGCGCTCTTTTTTCATTCACTTCTTTTTCAAACGCTTTTTGCTGGGCTAAAAACCGGCTTTGATTTTCTAGCTCAATCTGTTTGTATAGCGCTTCACTCACATTAATTGGCGCTTGACACTTGGGGCATTTAAAAGGAATGGTCTGATTTTCTTGCATGATTTTCCTTTAAGATTTGATTTTTTATATTTTATAACAGAATGGGATCAATTTAACTTAAGCAGGTTTTATCCAATAAGTTCAGTAAAATAGGGCTTTAAATAAGGAGTTATTAACATGGACATTTATTATAAAAACAGACATAATAAAGGTCATGAGCAACGAGAAAAACGCCCTTATTTTGTCATCTATGAAGGTAAGGACTTTTTCTTAGCATTCCCACAAACAACAAAAAATAAAAAAGGCAAAAAATACCCTTCGCATAAAAACTACATTATAAATGAAGCAATTGAGATAATGATTGATCAGTTGCAAGTTGTCCCAAAAGCGCAAGTTTTAGAGAATAATACAATGGGAAGAAGTCTTGCATCAGCATTACAAAAGGCGTCTATCCCCAGACCCGCATCAGCGCATAGAGCACCGCTCATCAATCATTTTTTAGAATAAGTTATTTTACAAAGCCAATCTGATGAAAACAAAAGTATAAAACCAATTGCTTTTGGAAGTGTTATCAAACTCAACCCACACAATAGAAATCCCTTATTAAAACCCTACAGCACATTTATTGCACTTTCTTGCACTCAATTCCATTATTCTGGCATGCACCTAGTTGCCCCCTATGAAAACGATTCTATTATTTTTGAGTTATTGCATTGATTTTCAGGCACGCAATTTTGAACGCCAACAACTTGTTCAATTAGATCCGAAAGAAATTAAAACCCAAGAAGTAACAAGTAAAACTCCAACACAACAACCACAAACCACAAGCAGTAAAAAACCTTAAGAACACAAAGAAACAAGAATCAAAAAATCAAACATAAGAATTAAGAAAGTCCAACACTAAATCCAACACTCAAACAAAAGAAATGAGATTTAAGAAAAATAAAACACAAACACGAAACACAATCAAACCAAAATCAAGCAAGCAAAAGACAAGGTGAAACAACAAACTAAAAACATTAAACAACAACCACAAACCACAAGCAGTAAAAAACCTTAAGAACACAAAGAAACAAGAAGCAAAACACCAAAACTAAAACTTTAATATTAAAGCGTAAAAAACAAACGATTAAGACATAAAAATTAAAACGCAATAAGTAAGAAATAACAAACAACAAGTAAACTAAACACATTAAACATTAAATATAAAGACACCAACAACTAAAAATATAAGCATTAAGAAATAACAAACAATAAGCAAACAAGAATTAAACAAAATCAAGAAGTAAAAAAAGAAAGAATAAGCTCAATCTTTCAAAACTAAGCAACAAGAAGTTCTTTTGTCAGGTAATACTCTTGGCTTTCAATAAGCGAATATTAAAAGCTTTTCTCTAGAAAGGAGGTGATCCAACCGCAGGTTCACCTACGGTTACCTTGTTACGACTTCACCCCAGTCGCTGTGTGTGCCGTGGGCAGTAGCCAATTTAGCATCCTGACTTAAGGCAAACACAACTCCCATGGTGTGACGGGCGGTGAGTACAAGACCCGGGAACGTATTCACCGCAACATGGCTGATTTGCGATTACTAGCGATTCCAGCTTCATGCAGGCGAGTTGCAGCCTACAATCCGAACTGAGAGGTGTTTTGAAGATTGGCTCCACTTCGCAGTATTGCTTCTCTTTGTGCACCCCATTGTAGCACGTGTGTAGCCCTAGGCGTAAGGGCCATGATGACTTGACGTCGTCCCCACCTTCCTCCTCCTTACGGAGGCAGTATCCTTAGAGTTCTCAGCATGACCTGTTAGCAACTAAGAAAGGGGGTTGCGCTCGTTGCGGGACTTAACCCAACATCTCACGACACGAGCTGACGACAGCCGTGCAGCACCTGTTTTCAAGGTCTGGCAAGCCAGACACTCCACTATTTCTAGCGGATTCTCTCAATGTCAAGCCTAGGTAAGGTTCTTCGTGTATCTTCGAATTAAACCACATGCTCCACCGCTTGTGCGGGTCCCCGTCTATTCCTTTGAGTTTTAATCTTGCGACCGTACTCCCCAGGCGGGATGCTTAATGCGTTAGCTGCATTACTGGAGAGACTAAGCCCTCCAACAACTAGCATCCATCGTTTAGGGCGTGGACTACCAGGGTATCTAATCCTGTTTGCTCCCCACGCTTTCGCGCAATCAGCGTCAGTAATGTTCCAGCAGGTCGCCTTCGCAATGAGTATTCCTCTTGATCTCTACGGATTTTACCCCTACACCAAGAATTCCACCTACCTCTCCCACACTCTAGAATAGTAGTTTCAAATGCAGTTCTATGGTTAAGCCATAGGATTTCACACCTGACTGACTATCCCGCCTACGCGCTCTTTACGCCCAGTGATTCCGAGTAACGCTTGCACCCTCCGTATTACCGCGGCTGCTGGCACGGAGTTAGCCGGTGCTTATTCGTTAGATACCGTCATTATCTTCTCTAACAAAAGGAGTTTACAATCCTAAAACCTTCATCCTCCACGCGGCGTTGCTGCTTCAGGGTTTCCCCCATTGAGCAATATTCCCTACTGCTGCCTCCCGTAGGAGTCTGGACCGTGTCTCAGTTCCAGTGTGTCCGTTCACCCTCTCAGGCCGGATACCCGTCATAGCCTTGGTAAGCCATTACCTTACCAACAAGCTGATAGGACATAGGCTGATCTCTTAGCGATAAATCTTTCCCCCGTAGGGAGTATCTGGTATTAATCATCGTTTCCAATGGCTATCCCAAACTAAGAGGCACATAACCTATGCGTTACTCACCCGTGCGCCACTAATCAGCCTTCTAGCAAGCTAGAAAGCTTCATCGTTCGACTTGCATGTATTAGGCACGCCGCCAGCGTTCACTCTGAGCCAGGATCAAACTCTCCATAAAAGTGTTTGTCCCAAAGCTCTTTTGTTTTTTGATAGGCTGTTGTTATTCCTAACAACAGCTTTAGCGTATCACAAGAACTCGTTTTATTTGATTATTGAATAAAACGGGTTGTGTTCTTAAGTATTACAACAACAAAACAGAAAGAAACTTTTTAAAAAGGTTTAGCCAAACGCTAACCTAAAATACTCTCATGCCATATCAGTCATCAATCATAATGATATAATCATCATAATCAATGAAATTGATTGGCACTGGTTGGATAAGAATTTCTTATAAAAGAATGAAAGTTATAAAAACCCTCACTCTTTCAAATAAGTTATCCTTAAATCATTTAGAATATCCCTTTAAAAAGAACTTCTATCAATTTGCTTAGTTTTCAAAGATCGTTTGCTTTTAATCAGCTATCCTTGTAAGGTATCAAGCGACTTTTTAAAAGCCCTTGCTGAAACAAGGAAATGAAAGTATAGTCATAGAAAGCTTAAGGTTTGCTTAAACTATAAAAATTTTTGACAGAGTAAGTTAAAATTTTAAAATAATTGGGTTTTGAAAAATCTAAATACCGCCAAAAAACACGCGCGCATTCTCCATAAAACCACTACTATAAGCGCTAATTTATCTCCGTTTTCAAAAATCACTCCATAGTAGAGCAAAAAATGAAATCATGGATTTAGAAAAAATCCGCTTAAGCTAACCCTTTTAAATTGGGTGCTTTTTTGTCCCCTTAGTGGGGGGAAGCGCGTTAGTTCTTCTTAAAAAGTTGGTCTTTAAATGGGTTGTTAAAAGGCTCGTTGGGGGAAAAGTTCTTTTTCTTGGGGGTGTGCTGAGGCAAGTTATCTACAATTTCAGCGACACTGCACTCTCTCACATTGCAAGACTTCTTCAAGTCTGAAGGGACAGAATTGGGGCTTTCTTGAATGTTGGCGATGAAGACTTCAAAGCCTTTCTCCCAAGCGGCTTCTAACACAGGCACAAAATCGGTATCCCTGCTGAACAGCAAAATACACCCTCCTTGTTTGGTGCAATACAGCTTGGTAATATCGTGTGCCAACAGTGCATCAACTTGTTTTTGACGCAACTTTAAGTAAGGTATGAAAATCTTGGCTTCTAGACCATTATAGACTTCTTTGTCTTCGAACTTATATACGAATTTGAACTTTACCCGCCCGACTCGTAATTTCACTTGATTTTGTTGGGCGATCGCATGGTTGAAAGATTGCATAATCCCTGATTTACGCACTCTTTCCTCATAATCTTTGGGACTATTCTCTTTATACTTTTCAAGCTCTTCTTTTTTATCGCTCTTGATTCTAGGTTCAGCTTCTGTGAAAGGCTCAGATACATAA is a window of Helicobacter pylori NQ4053 DNA encoding:
- a CDS encoding F0F1 ATP synthase subunit delta produces the protein MQDLKVISKHYAKALKNHTKSDLALLEEIVVGLKNVAEAIKLHKLNQVLAHVSLKVKKEVVFEILEKITSIKACSVLKPVMEVVLKNNRLDMLELVAEELSFDSKRTLEATLLVPEKLENNELEAVQQKLQVRFNAPVEIAQDTWSKKGVSLSVSSLDLEIGFSKEEILKKIEKQVIQSI
- a CDS encoding F0F1 ATP synthase subunit B, whose product is MFVVKMVLGFLILLSPLCATGLDISQTDIIERSLNFLLFAGILWYFLAKKLRAFLHSKSLEISKRLEEIQAQLKVSKENKKKLLKELEQAKEKAELIISDANKEAYTITQKYELQTKMDVENLIKNSRALMDLEVKKIKRELVESVFKDLRESKKVSFNAQDCVNILKQRL
- a CDS encoding FoF1 ATP synthase subunit B' codes for the protein MNISVNPYLMAVVFVVFVLLLWAMNVWVYRPLLAFMDNRQAEIKDSLAKIKTDNTQSVEIGHQIETLLKEAAEKRREIIAEAIQKATESYDAVIKQKENELNQEFEAFAKQLQNEKQALKEQLQVQMPVFEDELNKRVAMGLGS
- a CDS encoding ParB/RepB/Spo0J family partition protein, encoding MAKNKVLGRGLADIFPEINEVYEQGLYERANRVVELGIDEVMPNPYQPRKVFSEDSLEELAQSIKEHGLLQPVLVVSENGRYHLIAGERRLRASKLAKMPTIKAIVVDIEQEKMREVALIENIQREDLNPLELARSYKELLESYQMTQEELSKIVKKSRAHVANIMRLLTLSSKVQNALLEEKITSGHAKVLVGLDEEKQELILNSIIGQKLSVRQTEDLVRDFKINANFDNKKHGFKQTQTLIAEDELERFNQSLWDHYKLKATLKGNKIVLRCYENSLLEAFMKKMMS
- the soj gene encoding chromosome partitioning ATPase Soj; this translates as MNEIIAVANQKGGVGKTTTAVNLAASLAVHEKKILLIDFDPQANATSSLGFRRDKIDYDIYHVLIGRKQISQVILKTQMPFLDLVPSNLGLAGFEKTFYDSQDENKRGELMLKNALESVVGLYDYIIIDSPPALGPLTINSLSAAHSVIIPIQCEFFALEGTKLLLNTIRMLQKSTNPKLKIRGFLPTMHVPQLNLTKGVLAELFKYFDSEFFRDSATGEYIMIPKSVKLAESPSFGKPILLYDIKSNGSIAYQKLAQSILQG
- the fmt gene encoding methionyl-tRNA formyltransferase; this encodes MRIVFMGTPGFAEVILRALVRDKDIEVVGLFTQRDKPFGRKKELKAPETKTYILENHLNIPIFQPQSLKEPEVQILKDLKPDFIVVVAYGKILPKEVLTIAPCINVHASLLPKYRGASPIHEMILNDDRIYGISTMLMDLELDSGDILESASFLREDYLNLDALSLKLAHMGADLLLSTLKNFSSITRKPQDHMQASFCKKITKADGLVDFKDAKSLFLKSLAFKSWPEIFLENNLKLLEVELVENEKSHKEGEILRIDEKGVLVGCLKGSVRIARLQAVGKKPLKAKDYLNGKRLKIGGILA
- a CDS encoding DUF2130 domain-containing protein translates to MQENQTIPFKCPKCQAPINVSEALYKQIELENQSRFLAQQKAFEKEVNEKRAQYHTHLKMLEQKEETLKEREKEQQAQFDEAVKQASALALQDERAKIIEEARKNAFLEQQKGLELLQKELDEKSKQVQELHQKEAEIERLKRENNEAESRLKAENEKKLNEKLDLEREKIEKALHEKNELKFKQQEEQLEMLRNELKNAQRKAELSSQQFQGEVQELAIEEFLRQKFPLDSVEEIKKGQRGGDCIQVVHTREFQNCGKIYYESKRTKEFQKAWVEKLKSDMREIGADVGVIVSEALPKEMERMGLFEGVWMCSFEEFKGLSAVLREGVIQVSLAKKSQENKGDKVDLLYHYLTSSEFSMQVNAIIEGFEQLRADLESEKRAMARIWKSREKQIDKVFEGTINMYGSIKGIAGNVIGQVKALELGYDGEDLED
- a CDS encoding NYN domain-containing protein; this encodes MEKTETTIFVDWENLLADLKAIQETDERLKESNFNFNNPDQLSALIRSFLEPEEELKRIYFYVSEPFTEAEPRIKSDKKEELEKYKENSPKDYEERVRKSGIMQSFNHAIAQQNQVKLRVGRVKFKFVYKFEDKEVYNGLEAKIFIPYLKLRQKQVDALLAHDITKLYCTKQGGCILLFSRDTDFVPVLEAAWEKGFEVFIANIQESPNSVPSDLKKSCNVRECSVAEIVDNLPQHTPKKKNFSPNEPFNNPFKDQLFKKN